Proteins from one Algicella marina genomic window:
- a CDS encoding cytochrome P450 → MPGKAIPTAPRRASGTDDLTFVRQLQALGHPFVANSFGLVFAFSHAHLQYFLTDDATRQLELDILQMQEITAGPLHEFIDHSLLFSNGEVHRRRRTPLARAFAFPLMDALRPAVRQEAQALIRPLIGKGPTPFLEAVAGPFPARIVAGILGLPDADIPAFTRRVYSAIRGLSIQRSENIAATTEDTRHLLAYVAELLADRRRTPQDDFLSQYVARTAESPLSEAEVRAQIVTLILAGSDTTRAALTAILSRLLHTPDQWSLLKDDPDRHLQGAVAEGLRLEPVIGSYARVTTRQLELEGYHLPAGTIVGPLSLTALRDPEIYADPDTMDITRRDHPRLHPIFGAGPHRCLGEALARIELEEALRVIATEAPETTCIGPPAELRGLGAVREVVGMTVEFAA, encoded by the coding sequence ATGCCGGGCAAGGCCATACCCACGGCCCCGCGCCGAGCCAGCGGCACGGACGATTTGACCTTCGTGCGCCAGCTTCAGGCCTTGGGCCATCCCTTTGTCGCCAACAGTTTCGGCCTCGTCTTCGCCTTCAGTCACGCGCATTTGCAGTATTTCCTGACCGATGATGCCACCCGGCAACTTGAACTCGATATCCTGCAGATGCAGGAGATCACCGCCGGCCCGCTGCACGAGTTCATCGACCATTCCCTGCTCTTTTCCAACGGTGAGGTCCACAGGCGCCGACGCACGCCGCTCGCCCGCGCTTTCGCTTTCCCACTGATGGACGCTCTCCGGCCCGCGGTCCGGCAGGAGGCGCAGGCCCTTATCCGACCGTTGATAGGAAAGGGACCAACGCCATTTCTGGAAGCCGTCGCCGGACCGTTCCCGGCCCGCATCGTCGCCGGGATACTCGGCCTGCCGGACGCGGACATTCCGGCCTTCACCCGCCGCGTCTACAGCGCCATCCGTGGGCTCTCCATCCAGCGGTCCGAAAACATCGCCGCGACAACCGAGGATACCCGCCACCTTCTGGCCTATGTTGCCGAACTGCTGGCGGACAGACGCCGGACGCCGCAAGACGACTTTCTTTCCCAGTATGTCGCCCGCACCGCCGAAAGCCCGCTCAGTGAAGCCGAAGTTCGTGCCCAGATCGTCACGCTGATCCTCGCCGGATCGGATACGACCCGTGCGGCCCTGACGGCCATTCTGTCGCGGTTGCTTCATACGCCAGATCAGTGGAGCCTGCTGAAGGATGATCCGGACAGGCACCTGCAGGGCGCTGTCGCCGAGGGGTTGAGGCTGGAGCCAGTTATCGGTTCCTACGCCCGTGTCACCACCCGGCAACTGGAATTGGAGGGCTACCATCTGCCAGCGGGTACGATCGTCGGTCCGCTCAGCCTGACGGCACTACGCGATCCGGAGATCTATGCCGACCCCGATACGATGGACATCACTCGCAGAGACCATCCGCGCCTTCACCCGATTTTCGGAGCCGGCCCTCACCGATGCCTCGGCGAGGCGCTCGCCCGCATCGAACTGGAAGAGGCTCTGCGGGTCATCGCGACCGAGGCTCCGGAAACGACATGCATCGGCCCGCCCGCCGAATTGCGCGGCCTCGGCGCTGTGCGCGAGGTCGTTGGCATGACGGTCGAGTTCGCGGCCTGA